Proteins encoded by one window of Streptomyces sp. NBC_01477:
- a CDS encoding cysteine dioxygenase, protein MYSDVSIAGDPLALPHLLPPVPQHPGTVAEFAGLARSIAADRERWAPLVRYDATTRWYARLQTGPGYEVWLLSWLPGQSSGLHDHGGSSGVLTVLQGALRERALGDRGETVRALARGGQRAFAPGYVHEVVNDSLEPAVSLHVYFPGLTEMTPYACTSAAGATAAAQVTAQAPAGQQP, encoded by the coding sequence ATGTACTCCGACGTCTCTATCGCCGGTGACCCGCTCGCCCTGCCCCACCTCCTCCCCCCGGTGCCGCAACACCCCGGCACCGTGGCGGAGTTCGCCGGACTCGCCCGCTCCATCGCCGCCGACCGCGAGCGATGGGCCCCCCTGGTGCGTTACGACGCCACCACCCGCTGGTACGCGCGCCTGCAGACCGGCCCCGGCTACGAGGTGTGGCTGCTCAGCTGGCTCCCGGGCCAGAGCAGCGGGCTGCACGACCACGGCGGTTCGTCGGGCGTACTGACCGTCCTGCAGGGCGCGCTGCGCGAACGCGCGCTCGGCGACCGCGGCGAGACCGTCCGCGCGCTCGCCAGGGGCGGCCAGCGCGCCTTCGCACCCGGCTATGTGCACGAGGTCGTCAACGACAGCCTGGAGCCCGCGGTCAGCCTGCACGTCTACTTCCCCGGCCTCACCGAGATGACGCCGTACGCCTGCACCTCCGCCGCGGGCGCGACGGCCGCCGCCCAGGTGACCGCGCAGGCCCCGGCCGGGCAGCAGCCGTAA
- a CDS encoding WhiB family transcriptional regulator, which translates to MTEQFQLLLAEEADEELGWQERALCAQTDPESFFPEKGGSTREAKKVCLACEVRSDCLEYALANDERFGIWGGLSERERRRLKKGVV; encoded by the coding sequence ATGACCGAGCAGTTCCAGTTGCTGCTGGCCGAAGAGGCCGACGAGGAACTCGGCTGGCAGGAGCGCGCGCTGTGTGCGCAGACCGACCCCGAGTCGTTCTTCCCCGAAAAGGGCGGTTCCACGCGTGAGGCGAAAAAGGTCTGCCTCGCTTGCGAAGTCCGTTCCGACTGCCTGGAATACGCCCTCGCCAACGACGAGCGCTTCGGTATCTGGGGCGGCCTGTCGGAGCGGGAGCGCCGCCGGCTCAAGAAGGGCGTCGTCTGA
- a CDS encoding glycosyltransferase family 2 protein: MPVNSPAPAAHPAGTPEFPRHVVTAVLVAHDGARWLPKSLAGLLAQDRPVQDVIAADTGSADDSARLLAESLGDQRVLHLARRTGFGAAVEEAARTAVPLTAEQLPYLIRRSGWDPATRSWNDDVYDEPQQPYGEPVQWLWLLHDDCEPDPGALAGLLRVADSSPSAAIIGPKLRSWYDRKQLLEVGVSIARSGRRWTALERREQDQGQHDQVRPVLSVSSAGMLVRRDVWEELGGFDRRLPLMRDDVDFCWRAQSAGHTVLVAPDAVLWHAEAASRERRPVDCAGRSAVNPHRVDKAGAVYTLLANTRGPLLPYVALRIVLGTLLRTLAYLVGKVPGQAVDEIVGLLGVLLRPGRVLGARRRRGAGTVAPSELRPLFPPPGATVRATVDQVVSNIGGRADAATAAAGRHGGAVESGPGDDDSGDFLEIEQFARLKRIARKPGPVLFAVLLVVSLAACRSLLGGGSLAGGALLPSDPGASDLWRSYAGAWHSLGTGGTESAPPYLAVLGLFSTVLFGSTGLTLTLLLVASVPLAGFAAYFASRPLVESRLLRAWASVAYAFLPAATGALATGRLGTAVLAILLPLMARAAVACAGLQLGAAALDRGAKPGWRATWALALMLTFTTAFTPITWPIALVLAAATVAWRMATGRGALLVPHLLRFAALIITPIVLLAPWSLTLLSHPGRLLHEAGLPYGGAKDASGLDLLLLSPGGPKASGGVLLVGLVLAALAALLRDTRRTAITAAWAVAATGLLFAVIENGKAWAGPATLVYGLALLAAAAVGAEGANERIAASGFGWRQPVAGLIAFAAAAAPLLAAFTWVAHGADGPLDRRDPQQVPAFVAEESTSGDQARTLVLSGTEGHVAYALVRGAGVRIGDAELAAQARRDATLDTLVANLVAGSGADQGSRLAGYAVRYVLAQKGTPRALSRVMDSTPGLSRVSQADGSELWRVDTTVSRLTVTAKGAQPVAVPSGRVEAHTKLPPGPQGRVLRLADSASSGWQASLDGAGLTPTTVDGWAQGFELPASGGRLDVTFKEPVAHVGWLGVQALLLLVTVVLALPGRRREVDDDLPDAEGALAADIPAQAGGEGRRARRLQAAAEAEAAASSAQDDAGPDAPEGDPGPPPQHNPYDAQAAPYDPAAAGYDPAEGGYDPYAVPAPDAGGQGAEPYYAPYPDQQWEQQPYPAGQGGYEQQNTGYGDQYGYVPPQPGYDPYAQQGQQPPQDGTVTGYGDQARYGDQGGYADPAAYGDAEPYYAEGDQRRDGSDHQ; this comes from the coding sequence ATGCCCGTGAACAGCCCAGCACCGGCCGCCCACCCTGCCGGCACCCCTGAGTTCCCGCGCCATGTCGTCACCGCCGTGCTGGTAGCGCACGACGGCGCGCGCTGGCTGCCCAAGTCCCTCGCAGGTCTGCTCGCCCAGGACCGCCCGGTCCAGGACGTCATCGCCGCCGACACCGGCAGCGCCGACGACTCCGCGCGGCTGCTCGCCGAATCACTCGGCGACCAGCGCGTCCTGCACCTGGCCCGGCGTACGGGCTTCGGCGCCGCCGTCGAGGAGGCCGCCCGCACCGCCGTACCGCTCACCGCGGAGCAGCTGCCGTACCTGATCCGCCGCAGCGGCTGGGACCCCGCCACCCGCAGCTGGAACGACGACGTCTACGACGAGCCCCAACAGCCGTACGGCGAACCCGTCCAGTGGCTGTGGCTGCTGCACGACGACTGCGAGCCCGACCCCGGCGCCCTGGCCGGCCTGCTGCGGGTCGCCGACAGCTCGCCGTCCGCCGCCATCATCGGCCCCAAGCTGCGCAGCTGGTACGACCGCAAGCAGCTGCTCGAAGTCGGCGTCAGCATCGCCCGCAGCGGCCGCCGCTGGACCGCGCTCGAACGCCGCGAACAGGACCAGGGCCAGCACGACCAGGTGCGCCCGGTGCTGTCGGTGTCGTCCGCGGGCATGCTGGTCCGCCGCGACGTGTGGGAGGAGCTGGGCGGCTTCGACCGCCGGCTGCCCCTCATGCGCGACGACGTCGACTTCTGCTGGCGCGCCCAGAGCGCGGGCCACACCGTGCTCGTCGCCCCCGACGCCGTGCTGTGGCACGCCGAGGCCGCCTCCCGCGAGCGCCGCCCGGTGGACTGCGCGGGCCGCTCCGCCGTCAACCCGCACCGGGTCGACAAGGCCGGCGCGGTCTACACGCTGCTCGCCAACACCCGCGGCCCACTGCTGCCGTACGTCGCCCTGCGCATAGTCCTCGGCACATTGCTGCGCACCCTCGCCTATCTCGTCGGCAAGGTGCCAGGACAGGCCGTCGACGAGATCGTCGGCCTGCTCGGCGTCCTGCTGCGCCCCGGGCGGGTGCTCGGCGCCCGCCGCAGGCGCGGCGCGGGCACCGTCGCCCCCTCCGAGCTGCGGCCGCTCTTCCCGCCGCCAGGCGCGACCGTACGCGCCACCGTCGACCAGGTCGTCAGCAACATCGGGGGCCGCGCCGACGCCGCCACCGCCGCGGCAGGACGCCACGGCGGCGCCGTCGAGTCCGGACCGGGCGACGACGACAGCGGCGACTTCCTGGAGATCGAGCAGTTCGCCCGGCTCAAGCGGATCGCCCGCAAACCGGGCCCCGTGCTCTTCGCGGTGCTGCTGGTCGTCTCGCTGGCCGCCTGCCGCTCCCTGCTCGGCGGCGGCTCGCTGGCCGGCGGCGCCCTGCTGCCCTCCGACCCCGGCGCCTCCGACCTGTGGCGCAGCTACGCCGGGGCCTGGCACTCCCTCGGCACCGGCGGCACCGAGTCCGCGCCGCCCTACCTCGCCGTCCTCGGCCTGTTCTCGACCGTGCTGTTCGGCTCCACCGGCCTCACCCTGACCCTGCTGCTGGTCGCGTCGGTGCCGCTGGCCGGCTTCGCCGCCTACTTCGCGTCCCGCCCGCTGGTCGAATCACGGCTGCTGCGCGCCTGGGCCTCGGTCGCCTACGCCTTCCTGCCGGCCGCGACCGGCGCGCTCGCCACGGGCCGGCTCGGCACCGCCGTCCTGGCCATCCTGCTGCCGCTGATGGCCCGCGCCGCGGTCGCCTGCGCCGGGCTCCAGCTCGGCGCCGCCGCCCTGGACCGCGGCGCCAAGCCCGGCTGGCGCGCCACCTGGGCACTGGCCCTGATGCTCACCTTCACCACCGCCTTCACCCCGATCACGTGGCCCATTGCGCTGGTTCTCGCCGCCGCGACCGTCGCCTGGCGGATGGCCACCGGCCGCGGCGCCCTGCTCGTACCGCACCTGCTGCGCTTCGCCGCACTGATCATCACCCCGATCGTGCTGCTCGCCCCCTGGTCGCTGACGCTGCTGTCGCACCCCGGACGGCTGCTCCACGAGGCGGGCCTGCCGTACGGCGGCGCCAAGGACGCGTCGGGCCTGGACCTGCTGCTGCTCAGCCCCGGCGGCCCCAAGGCCTCCGGCGGTGTCCTGCTGGTCGGCCTGGTGCTGGCCGCGCTCGCCGCGCTGCTGCGCGACACCCGACGTACCGCGATCACCGCGGCCTGGGCCGTCGCCGCGACCGGCCTGCTCTTCGCCGTCATCGAGAACGGCAAGGCGTGGGCGGGACCCGCCACACTCGTCTACGGCCTGGCACTGCTGGCAGCCGCCGCGGTCGGCGCGGAAGGCGCCAACGAGCGGATCGCCGCCAGCGGATTCGGCTGGCGGCAGCCCGTCGCCGGCCTGATCGCCTTCGCCGCCGCCGCCGCGCCGCTGCTCGCCGCCTTCACCTGGGTCGCGCACGGCGCCGACGGACCCCTCGACCGCCGCGACCCGCAGCAGGTGCCCGCTTTCGTCGCCGAGGAGAGCACCAGCGGCGACCAGGCCCGCACCCTGGTCCTCAGCGGCACCGAAGGCCATGTCGCCTACGCACTGGTCCGCGGCGCGGGCGTCCGCATCGGCGACGCGGAATTGGCCGCGCAGGCCCGCCGCGACGCCACCCTGGACACCCTCGTCGCCAACCTGGTGGCCGGCTCGGGCGCCGACCAGGGCAGCAGGCTCGCCGGTTACGCCGTCCGCTACGTCCTCGCGCAGAAGGGCACGCCCCGCGCCCTGTCCCGCGTCATGGACAGCACCCCCGGCCTGTCCCGCGTCAGCCAGGCCGACGGCAGCGAGCTGTGGCGGGTCGACACGACCGTCTCCCGGCTGACGGTCACCGCCAAGGGCGCGCAGCCCGTCGCCGTCCCCTCGGGCCGCGTCGAGGCGCACACCAAGCTGCCCCCGGGCCCGCAGGGCCGCGTGCTGCGGCTCGCCGACTCCGCGTCGAGCGGCTGGCAGGCCAGCCTCGACGGCGCCGGCCTGACGCCGACCACGGTCGACGGGTGGGCGCAGGGCTTCGAACTGCCCGCCTCCGGCGGACGGCTCGACGTCACCTTCAAGGAGCCGGTCGCCCACGTCGGCTGGCTGGGCGTGCAGGCCCTGCTGCTGCTCGTCACCGTCGTGCTCGCGCTGCCGGGCCGCCGCCGGGAGGTCGACGACGACCTCCCGGACGCCGAGGGCGCCCTCGCCGCCGACATCCCGGCCCAGGCCGGCGGTGAAGGCCGCAGGGCCCGCCGCCTCCAGGCCGCGGCAGAGGCCGAGGCCGCCGCGAGCAGCGCCCAGGACGACGCCGGGCCTGACGCCCCCGAGGGCGACCCCGGACCGCCGCCGCAGCACAACCCGTACGACGCGCAAGCCGCGCCGTACGACCCCGCCGCGGCCGGCTACGACCCGGCGGAGGGGGGCTACGACCCGTACGCCGTCCCGGCCCCCGACGCGGGCGGCCAGGGCGCGGAGCCCTACTACGCGCCCTACCCCGACCAGCAGTGGGAGCAGCAGCCCTACCCCGCGGGACAGGGCGGCTACGAGCAGCAGAACACCGGCTACGGCGACCAGTACGGCTACGTCCCGCCGCAGCCCGGCTACGACCCCTACGCGCAGCAGGGGCAGCAGCCACCGCAGGACGGCACGGTGACCGGCTACGGCGACCAGGCGCGCTACGGCGACCAGGGCGGTTACGCCGACCCCGCGGCATATGGCGACGCCGAGCCGTACTACGCAGAAGGCGACCAGCGCCGTGACGGGAGCGACCACCAGTGA
- a CDS encoding DUF5719 family protein, with translation MNRNTLSLGGAVVALAVLTGAASLTGGSDSAAAPEGAVTRLPVQRSTVVCPAPSPSEFANTTYTSFTPSTPRGGAGGTGSAELVPAADKAKPLAPLKQTGKSVTYTTDKPEAPALIGTADGPLAPGWAVEQTTVVDSGPGRGLLGTSCVTPDSEFWFPGASTATGRQDYLHLVDPDDAPAVVDIELYGKDGLLKASTGDGITVPGKGSKPVLLSTLVADKVADLTVHVVVRSGRVGAAVQATDNKIGTDWLPPAAEPATSLVMPGIPADATAVHLVAYATGSDDADLTIKLATSTGLISPADHETLHVKAGMTATADLGDVTKGEAGSLVVGSSTVHSPVPVVVGLRVTRGKGDKQELAFLPATPAIDTRATVADNRDKASTLTLMAVGKDASVKVTSSPGPTGGTTVTKTVIVKAGTSLSLQPQPPSQGKGGYAVTVERLSGGLVYASRMLALPLGGVPMFTIQPLPDDRGMVEVPQAGADLAILNK, from the coding sequence GTGAACCGCAACACCCTCTCCCTGGGCGGCGCCGTCGTCGCGCTCGCCGTCCTCACCGGCGCCGCCTCCCTGACCGGCGGCAGCGACTCGGCCGCCGCCCCCGAGGGCGCGGTGACCCGGCTGCCGGTGCAGCGCAGCACCGTGGTGTGCCCCGCGCCGTCCCCGTCGGAATTCGCGAACACCACCTACACGTCGTTCACCCCTTCGACGCCACGCGGCGGCGCCGGCGGTACGGGCAGCGCGGAGCTGGTCCCCGCCGCCGACAAGGCCAAGCCGCTCGCGCCGCTCAAGCAGACCGGCAAATCCGTCACCTATACGACGGACAAGCCCGAGGCGCCCGCCCTGATCGGCACCGCCGACGGGCCGCTGGCCCCCGGCTGGGCGGTCGAGCAGACCACCGTGGTGGACTCGGGGCCGGGCCGCGGGCTGCTCGGCACCTCCTGCGTCACCCCGGACAGCGAATTCTGGTTCCCCGGTGCCAGCACCGCGACCGGCCGGCAGGACTACCTGCACCTGGTGGACCCCGACGACGCCCCCGCGGTCGTCGACATCGAGCTGTACGGCAAGGACGGTCTGCTCAAGGCGTCGACAGGCGACGGCATCACGGTCCCCGGCAAGGGCTCCAAGCCGGTGCTGCTGTCCACGCTGGTCGCCGACAAGGTCGCGGACCTGACCGTGCACGTCGTCGTCCGCAGCGGCCGGGTCGGCGCCGCCGTCCAGGCCACCGACAACAAGATCGGCACGGACTGGCTGCCGCCCGCCGCCGAGCCCGCCACCTCGCTCGTCATGCCCGGCATCCCGGCCGACGCCACCGCCGTGCACCTGGTGGCGTACGCGACCGGCTCCGACGACGCCGACCTGACCATCAAGCTCGCCACCTCGACCGGTCTGATCTCCCCGGCCGACCACGAGACGCTGCACGTCAAGGCCGGGATGACCGCCACGGCCGACCTCGGGGACGTCACCAAGGGCGAGGCGGGTTCACTGGTCGTCGGATCGAGCACCGTCCATTCGCCCGTCCCTGTCGTGGTGGGCCTGCGCGTCACCCGCGGCAAGGGCGACAAGCAGGAGCTGGCCTTCCTGCCCGCGACCCCCGCCATCGACACCCGGGCCACCGTCGCCGACAACCGCGACAAGGCCTCGACGCTGACCCTGATGGCCGTCGGCAAGGACGCCAGCGTGAAGGTCACCTCGTCGCCCGGGCCGACCGGCGGGACCACGGTGACCAAGACCGTCATCGTCAAGGCGGGCACCAGCCTGTCCCTGCAGCCGCAGCCGCCCTCCCAGGGCAAGGGCGGCTACGCGGTGACCGTGGAACGGCTCTCCGGCGGCCTCGTCTACGCCTCGCGGATGCTGGCGCTGCCGCTGGGCGGCGTACCGATGTTCACCATCCAGCCGCTGCCGGACGACCGCGGCATGGTCGAGGTGCCGCAGGCCGGCGCCGACCTGGCCATCCTCAACAAGTAG
- a CDS encoding metallopeptidase family protein, protein MDSSAPPPSDPRPRHRDRHGRGMRGPIAPPQVPLAVSRADAFDDLVRDAADRLERRWPQLADVEFAVQEVPWPQDGTADGDAVPLGRLVGADKGRPSRIVVYRRPVEIRAKSRDERALLVHEVVVEQVAELLGLSPENVDPKYGED, encoded by the coding sequence ATGGACAGTTCCGCTCCGCCTCCCTCCGATCCGCGTCCGCGGCACCGCGACCGGCACGGCCGCGGCATGCGCGGCCCCATCGCGCCGCCGCAGGTGCCGCTCGCGGTCAGCCGCGCCGACGCCTTCGACGACCTGGTCAGAGACGCCGCCGACCGGCTGGAGCGGCGCTGGCCGCAGCTGGCGGACGTGGAATTCGCGGTGCAGGAGGTGCCCTGGCCGCAGGACGGTACGGCCGACGGCGACGCGGTGCCGCTGGGGCGGCTGGTGGGTGCGGACAAGGGGCGGCCGAGCCGGATCGTGGTCTACCGGCGGCCGGTGGAGATCCGGGCCAAGAGCCGCGACGAGCGGGCGCTGCTGGTCCACGAGGTGGTGGTCGAGCAGGTCGCGGAACTGCTCGGCCTGTCCCCCGAGAACGTCGACCCGAAGTACGGCGAGGACTGA
- a CDS encoding DUF3499 domain-containing protein, which yields MSPVRRCSRTACGRPAVATLTYVYADSTAVLGPLATYAEPHCYDLCSEHSERLTAPRGWEVVRLAVDTGPVRPSGDDLEALANAVREAARPQERTRPGARDIDPLEVARRGHLRVLRSPE from the coding sequence GTGAGCCCTGTACGTCGCTGTTCGCGCACCGCTTGCGGCCGCCCCGCCGTCGCGACGCTGACGTACGTCTACGCGGACTCCACGGCCGTCCTCGGCCCCCTCGCCACCTACGCGGAACCGCACTGCTACGACCTGTGCTCCGAGCACTCCGAGCGGCTCACCGCGCCCCGCGGCTGGGAAGTCGTCCGGCTCGCCGTCGACACCGGTCCTGTGCGGCCCAGCGGCGACGACCTGGAAGCGCTTGCCAACGCCGTGCGCGAGGCGGCCCGCCCGCAGGAGCGCACCCGGCCCGGCGCCCGCGACATCGACCCGCTGGAAGTCGCCCGACGCGGCCATCTGCGGGTGCTCCGCTCGCCGGAGTAG
- a CDS encoding phosphomannomutase/phosphoglucomutase produces the protein MADLSQLVKAYDVRGVVPDQWDIPLAEIFGAAFVTVTGADAIVVGHDMRPSSPGLSDAFARGAASRGVDVTRIGLCSTDELYFASGRLGLPGAMFTASHNPAQYNGIKMCRAGAAPVGQDTGLADIRALAEKWLETGVPPGAAVPGTIGDRDVLGDYADFLRSLVDLSGMRPLKVVVDAGNGMGGHTVPTVLAGLPVDLVPMYFELDGTFPNHEANPLDPKNLVDLQARVRETGADLGLAFDGDADRCFAVDERGEGVPPSAVTALVAARELAAHPGATIIHNLITSRSVPEVVKEHGGTPVRTRVGHSFIKQEMAATGAVFGGEHSAHYYFRDFWNADTGMLAALHLLAALGGQDGPLSALVAGYDRYASSGEINSTVADQQGRTAAVRAAFAGQDGVTFDELDGLTVSAADWWFNLRASNTEPLLRLNVEAADDEAVARIRDQVLALVNG, from the coding sequence GTGGCCGATTTGTCGCAGCTGGTCAAGGCCTACGACGTACGCGGAGTCGTACCCGATCAGTGGGACATCCCGCTCGCCGAGATCTTCGGCGCGGCCTTCGTCACCGTCACCGGAGCCGACGCCATTGTCGTCGGGCACGACATGCGGCCCTCGTCCCCCGGCCTGTCCGACGCCTTCGCCCGCGGTGCCGCCTCCCGCGGCGTGGACGTCACCCGCATCGGGCTGTGCTCCACCGACGAGCTGTACTTCGCCAGCGGGCGGCTCGGCCTGCCCGGCGCCATGTTCACCGCGAGCCACAACCCGGCGCAGTACAACGGCATCAAGATGTGCCGGGCCGGCGCCGCGCCCGTCGGCCAGGACACCGGCCTCGCCGACATCCGCGCGCTCGCCGAGAAGTGGCTGGAGACCGGCGTGCCGCCCGGCGCGGCCGTCCCCGGCACCATCGGCGACCGCGATGTGCTCGGCGACTACGCCGACTTCCTGCGGTCACTGGTCGACCTGTCGGGCATGCGGCCGCTGAAAGTCGTGGTCGACGCGGGGAACGGTATGGGCGGCCACACCGTGCCGACCGTACTGGCCGGCCTGCCGGTCGACCTGGTCCCGATGTACTTCGAGCTGGACGGCACCTTCCCCAACCACGAGGCCAACCCGCTCGACCCGAAGAATCTCGTCGACCTTCAGGCCCGGGTGCGCGAGACCGGTGCCGACCTCGGCCTGGCCTTCGACGGCGACGCCGACCGCTGCTTCGCCGTGGACGAGCGCGGCGAAGGGGTGCCGCCGTCCGCGGTCACCGCCCTGGTCGCAGCCCGCGAACTGGCCGCGCACCCCGGCGCCACGATCATCCACAACCTGATCACCTCCCGCTCGGTGCCCGAGGTCGTCAAGGAGCACGGCGGCACCCCGGTACGCACCCGGGTCGGCCACTCCTTCATCAAGCAGGAGATGGCCGCAACCGGCGCGGTCTTCGGCGGCGAGCACTCCGCGCACTACTACTTCCGCGACTTCTGGAACGCCGACACCGGCATGCTCGCCGCGCTGCACCTGCTGGCCGCCCTCGGCGGCCAGGACGGGCCGCTGTCCGCCCTGGTCGCCGGCTACGACCGCTACGCGTCCTCCGGCGAGATCAACAGCACCGTCGCCGACCAGCAGGGGCGTACGGCAGCGGTCCGCGCCGCCTTCGCCGGCCAGGACGGCGTCACCTTCGACGAACTCGACGGGCTCACCGTCAGCGCCGCCGACTGGTGGTTCAACCTGCGGGCGTCCAACACGGAACCGCTGCTGCGGCTCAATGTCGAAGCCGCGGACGACGAGGCCGTCGCCCGTATCCGCGACCAGGTGCTCGCGCTCGTGAACGGCTGA
- a CDS encoding Trm112 family protein, whose amino-acid sequence MPLVEASLLDILACPACHATLREDVDAAELVCTSDTCGLAYPVRDDIPVLLVDEARRPG is encoded by the coding sequence ATGCCGCTCGTCGAAGCCAGCCTTCTGGACATCCTCGCCTGCCCGGCCTGCCACGCCACGCTCCGCGAGGACGTGGACGCCGCGGAGCTGGTCTGCACCTCCGACACCTGCGGCCTGGCCTACCCGGTCAGGGACGACATCCCGGTGCTGCTGGTGGACGAGGCCCGCCGCCCCGGCTGA
- a CDS encoding SIS domain-containing protein, producing the protein MFDESLLEDPEGLARADTRGLLRGVAASGARVRTALRLAEEAGVTALKPDGRPRTVLVAGSGPDAAGVADLLTALGSGSCPAEALTPTGPSPEQARWTLPGWVGSLDLLLLISPHGTEQGLTDLVEQAYRRGCTAAAVTPAKAPLADAVAQVRGLALPFAAPESNGSGSDTPADAGAFWALLTPLLALTDRLGLITAPTSELHALADTLDEVAARCGPAIATYTNPAKTLAAELDDALPLLWSQGRIAAAGARRFATVLATRAGRPALSAELPAALTAHGPLQAGVHALTADPDDFFRDRVEESDGLRLRIVLLQEAPDQPGSAAPAAREQAYAHDTPLSEIAAPGGSDLHVAASLLALTDFAAVYLAVASTERP; encoded by the coding sequence TTGTTCGACGAGTCGCTGCTGGAGGACCCCGAGGGGCTGGCCCGCGCCGACACCCGCGGACTGCTCCGCGGAGTCGCCGCCTCCGGCGCCCGGGTCCGCACCGCACTACGGCTCGCGGAAGAGGCGGGCGTGACCGCACTGAAGCCCGACGGACGGCCCCGTACGGTCCTGGTGGCCGGCAGCGGGCCCGACGCCGCCGGGGTCGCCGACCTGCTGACCGCGCTCGGCTCGGGCAGCTGCCCCGCCGAGGCGCTCACCCCGACGGGACCGTCCCCCGAGCAGGCCCGCTGGACCCTGCCCGGCTGGGTGGGATCGCTCGACCTGCTGCTCCTGATCTCTCCGCACGGCACGGAACAGGGCCTCACCGACCTGGTCGAGCAGGCCTACCGCCGCGGTTGCACCGCCGCCGCCGTCACCCCGGCCAAGGCACCGCTGGCCGACGCGGTCGCACAGGTCCGCGGCCTGGCCCTGCCCTTCGCCGCCCCCGAGAGCAACGGCTCCGGCAGCGACACACCTGCCGACGCCGGCGCCTTCTGGGCGCTGCTCACCCCGCTGCTCGCCCTGACCGACCGGCTCGGCCTGATCACCGCACCGACAAGCGAACTCCACGCCCTCGCCGACACCCTGGACGAGGTGGCCGCCCGCTGCGGACCCGCCATCGCCACCTACACCAACCCGGCCAAAACCCTCGCCGCGGAATTGGACGACGCCCTCCCGCTGCTGTGGAGCCAGGGCCGGATAGCCGCCGCCGGCGCCCGCCGCTTCGCGACCGTCCTCGCCACCCGGGCCGGCCGCCCGGCACTGAGCGCGGAGCTGCCCGCCGCCCTCACCGCCCACGGCCCGCTGCAGGCCGGCGTGCACGCCCTCACCGCGGACCCCGACGACTTCTTCCGCGACCGCGTCGAGGAATCCGACGGGCTCCGGCTGCGGATCGTGCTGCTCCAGGAAGCCCCCGACCAGCCGGGCTCGGCGGCCCCCGCCGCCCGCGAACAGGCCTACGCCCACGACACCCCGCTGAGCGAGATCGCCGCTCCCGGCGGCAGCGATCTGCACGTCGCGGCGTCCCTGCTCGCCCTGACCGACTTCGCCGCCGTATATCTGGCCGTCGCCTCGACCGAGAGACCATGA
- the manA gene encoding mannose-6-phosphate isomerase, class I, with the protein MNRLLNTVRPYAWGSTTAIPELLGTAPTGEPQAELWMGAHPGAPSRVDRGEGPVPLDALIDADPTAELGDATVKRFGPRLPFLLKVLAAGAPLSVQVHPDLAQARAGYADEEARGIPLDAPHRTYKDANHKPEMLVALSPFDGLCGFRRPAEAAALIDALGVGALAPYADILRAHPEDRALREVLAAVLGGDPAAMADTVHAATEAAARLAATDTPYAADYAAYAKAAHSFPGDRGVIAAMLLNHVQLQPGEALYLGAGVPHAYLDGLGVEIMANSDNVLRCGLTPKHIDVPELLRVVRFEAGDPGVLRPEAAPDGEELYAAPIDEFRLSRYVLAAGSGPRTLDQGTPQILLCTAGQALLSAEDGSTLTLGRGESCWIPAGERTELSGEGTVFRATVAA; encoded by the coding sequence ATGAACCGCCTCCTCAACACCGTCCGCCCCTACGCCTGGGGCTCCACCACCGCCATCCCCGAACTCCTCGGCACCGCGCCCACCGGCGAGCCCCAGGCCGAACTGTGGATGGGCGCCCACCCCGGCGCACCCTCCCGCGTCGACCGCGGCGAAGGCCCCGTCCCGCTCGACGCCCTCATCGACGCCGACCCCACCGCGGAACTCGGCGACGCCACCGTCAAGCGCTTCGGCCCCCGGCTCCCCTTCCTGCTCAAGGTGCTCGCCGCCGGCGCACCGCTGTCCGTCCAGGTCCACCCCGACCTCGCCCAGGCCAGGGCCGGATACGCCGACGAGGAAGCCCGCGGCATCCCGCTCGACGCCCCGCACCGCACCTACAAGGACGCCAACCACAAGCCCGAAATGCTGGTGGCGCTGTCCCCCTTCGACGGACTGTGCGGATTCCGCCGGCCCGCCGAGGCCGCCGCGCTCATCGACGCCCTCGGTGTCGGCGCCCTCGCCCCCTACGCCGACATCCTGCGCGCCCACCCCGAGGACCGGGCGCTGCGCGAGGTACTCGCCGCCGTCCTCGGCGGCGACCCCGCCGCGATGGCCGACACCGTCCACGCCGCCACCGAGGCCGCCGCCCGCCTGGCCGCCACCGACACCCCGTACGCCGCGGACTACGCCGCCTACGCCAAGGCCGCCCACAGCTTCCCCGGCGACCGCGGTGTCATCGCCGCGATGCTGCTCAACCACGTACAACTCCAGCCCGGCGAAGCCCTCTACCTCGGCGCCGGCGTCCCGCACGCCTACCTCGACGGCCTCGGCGTCGAAATCATGGCCAACTCCGACAACGTGCTGCGCTGCGGCCTCACCCCCAAACACATCGACGTGCCCGAACTCCTGCGCGTCGTCCGCTTCGAAGCCGGCGACCCCGGCGTGCTGCGCCCCGAGGCCGCCCCCGACGGTGAGGAGCTGTACGCCGCCCCCATCGACGAATTCCGGCTCTCCCGCTACGTCCTCGCCGCCGGCTCCGGCCCACGCACTCTCGACCAGGGCACCCCGCAGATCCTGCTGTGCACCGCGGGGCAGGCCCTGCTGAGCGCCGAGGACGGCAGCACACTGACCCTCGGCCGCGGCGAATCCTGCTGGATCCCGGCCGGCGAACGCACCGAACTCAGCGGCGAAGGCACCGTCTTCCGCGCCACCGTGGCGGCCTGA